From a region of the Epinephelus fuscoguttatus linkage group LG21, E.fuscoguttatus.final_Chr_v1 genome:
- the LOC125882222 gene encoding B-cell receptor CD22 — MENRPFIATASCDPLQRTVNDAPKNTSVSISPSGLVSAGSWVNLTCSSRANPPVSSFTWFKTSKDGPIKVSDKDLYSFNVTNGGFYYCVATNDLGNETSSEIKLIAEGNPEFGVDVHITVKILGIIALYGTIIIFEWWFRSRCCNKPVKDIAEADYINCVIEIQAS; from the exons ATGGAGAACAGGCCATTCATAGCAACAGCTTCTTGTGATCCTCTTCAAAGAACAGTTAATG ATGCTCCCAAGAACACCTCAGTGTCCATCAGTCCATCAG GTTTGGTGTCAGCAGGTAGCTGGGTGAACCTGACCTGCTCCAGCAGAGCCAATCCTCCAGTCAGCAGCTTCACCTGGTTCAAGACCAGCAAAGATGGACCCATCAAAGTGTCTGACAAAGACCTTTACAGCTTTAATGTGACAAATGGAGGATTTTATTACTGTGTGGCCACAAATGATCTTGGTAATGAAACATCATCGGAGATCAAGCTGATTGCTGAAG GCAATCCAGAGTTTGGGGTTGATGTCCACATCACAGTGAAGATCCTGGGAATCATAGCACTCTACGGCACAATCATCATCTTTGAGTG GTGGTTTAGATCAAGATGCTGCAACAAACCAGTGAAA GACATAGCTGAAGCAGACTACATCAACTGTGTGATTGAGATTCAAGCATCatga
- the LOC125882223 gene encoding sialoadhesin-like, with protein MSVVTVQCVKMVTANMLLSVFFVSGALADCPHDPALFITAPKNIEALSGSCLQIPCTFSPKPDINFSTTRSVFGVWIKSDSRFNSNPNNVIFNSSKTVNTYPMNITGNLSEKNCTTLFSSLITSYTDTYYFRIENSPVMETGSCDPLQITVKDSPLSPRIEISGDLKEKESVTITCSASTPCPHSPPKLTWNLQQDPHNTTEENTDRTFTAKIQETITLSDKHDGVTITCSATYPVDGGNYKTAEERKTLSVSYAPKNTSVSISPSGLVSAGSWVNLTCSSRANPPISSFTWFKTSKDGPIKVSDKDLYSFNVTDGGVYYCVATNDLGNGTSSEIHLTVKGGSLIRWGAVIGGIFGILVLICLVVCVWRLKSTHSTAQQTQSQTGEELVVAEPPRKAEEEEDIHYGEIDFSKRRPGPSSASEMDSEQQQDPLYAQVKVSKT; from the exons ATGAGTGTCGTTACAGTCCAGTGTGTGAAAATGGTGACAGCCAACATGTTACTGAGTGTCTTCTTTGTTTCAG GTGCTTTGGCTGATTGTCCTCATGATCCAGCCCTATTCATTACTGCACCAAAGAACATTGAAGCACTGAGTGGATCTTGTTTGCAAATCCCATGTACCTTCTCACCTAAGCCAGACATAAACTTCAGCACCACAAGATCAGTTTTCGGAGTGTGGATTAAAAGTGACTCCAGATTTAACTCCAATCCAAACAATGTGATTTTCAACAGTAGTAAGACAGTTAACACCTACCCAATGAATATTACTGGAAACCTGAGTGAGAAAAACTGCACCACTTTATTTTCCAGTTTAATCACAagttacacagacacatactACTTCAGAATTGAGAACAGCCCAGTCATGGAAACAGGTTCTTGTGATCCTCTTCAAATAACAGTTAAAG ATTCTCCTCTGAGCCCCAGAATTGAGATCTCAGGTGATctgaaggagaaggagtctgtcaCTATAACCTGCTCAGCTTCCACTCCCTGTCCACACTCCCCTCCTAAACTCACCTGGAATCTCCAACAAGACCCTCACAACACAACAGAGGAGAACACAGATCGAACTTTCACAGCCAAAATCCAGGAGACCATCACtctgtcagacaaacatgatGGAGTCACCATCACCTGTTCTGCCACATATCCTGTGGATGGAGGAAACTAtaagacagcagaggagagaaagactCTCAGTGTTTCAT ATGCTCCCAAGAACACCTCAGTGTCCATCAGTCCATCAGGTTTGGTGTCAGCAGGTAGCTGGGTGAACCTGACCTGCTCCAGCAGAGCCAATCCTCCCATCAGCAGCTTCACCTGGTTCAAGACCAGCAAAGATGGACCCATCAAAGTGTCTGACAAAGACCTTTACAGTTTTAATGTGACTGATGGAGGAGTTTATTACTGTGTGGCCACAAATGATCTTGGTAATGGAACATCATCAGAGATCCATCTGACTGTTAAAG GAGGTAGCTTAATACGATGGGGAGCAGTTATTGGAGGAATCTTTGGGATCCTTGTTCTCATCTGCCTGGTCGTCTGTGTTTG GCGTTTAAAGTCGACACATTCAACTGCACAACAGACTCAG AGTCAAACAGGTGAAGAGCTTGTTGTTGCAGAGCCACCAAgaaaagcagaagaagaagaagacatccATTATGGAGAGATCGACTTCTCCAAGCGGAGACCTGGACCGTCCTCGGCTTCAGAGATGGACAGTGAACAGCAGCAGGATCCACTGTATGCACAGGTCAAAGTGTCGAAGACCTAA